In Maniola hyperantus chromosome 20, iAphHyp1.2, whole genome shotgun sequence, the following are encoded in one genomic region:
- the LOC117991661 gene encoding uncharacterized protein has protein sequence MYKFMIVVLALIAVAAAYPGHGGYDQGYGLGYGSGYGHGGYYDQGYGGHHGGYDHGHGGYGHGSHGGFGHGSHGGYGQDYGHHGGYDFY, from the exons atgtacaagttcatg aTTGTGGTGTTAGCGCTGATCGCTGTAGCAGCTGCCTACCCAG GTCACGGCGGCTATGATCAAGGATACGGACTTGGTTACGGCAGCGGTTACGGGCACGGCGGATATTATGATCAAGGTTACGGTGGCCATCATGGTGGCTACGACCACGGACATGGCGGGTACGGCCACGGCAGCCACGGCGGATTTGGCCATGGTAGCCACGGCGGATATGGCCAAGATTACGGACACCACGGTGGATACGATTTTTATTAA
- the LOC138403731 gene encoding antifungal protein-like, with protein MYKFTIVVLALVAVAAANPGGYGGHEQYGYGHGGSEYGHGGHGLGGYEQYGHGSHGGHESHGGHGSHGSHGSHGSHGSHGSHGGHGHHGSHHGHHGSHEDSHEDSHEHY; from the exons aTGTACAAGTTCACG ATCGTGGTGTTAGCGCTGGTCGCCGTTGCAGCTGCCAACCCAGGTG GTTACGGTGGACATGAACAATATGGCTACGGGCACGGTGGATCTGAATATGGGCACGGTGGTCATGGACTTGGCGGTTATGAACAATATGGCCACGGTAGCCACGGTGGCCACGAAAGCCACGGAGGTCACGGTAGCCATGGCAGCCACGGAAGTCACGGAAGCCACGGCAGCCACGGAAGTCACGGCGGCCACGGCCATCACGGTAGCCATCATGGCCATCATGGTAGCCATGAAGACAGCCATGAAGATAGCCATGAACATTATTAA